A section of the Harmonia axyridis chromosome 2, icHarAxyr1.1, whole genome shotgun sequence genome encodes:
- the LOC123673119 gene encoding uncharacterized protein LOC123673119, with product MIVNCGSHIPISYVYSYIKSKKSDISFQNYYLKELIKKRTRTRFSYKDYGIIFCLLCNGAQPFSTCELDDEITIYERVLQINDVYLIELFKCFINPQDVPCEKSLKLILNNFVDDEDSFLRRHTPLHMAATLPNANVTITLLNKKLCCEEKTTNEETPIFFAVKNNQMEQVKTLLKYGANLRARDINSNTVLHALCSEEGEINIELLEFLLNVGCDPNSFGKNSCTPLQMLAENGRINNALECAELLIRRGADVNLQNLHGDTVLHTLSYSCDESQFILFLELLLKSKADTNIVNHDNKTFLDELLLDCCHSRRHTILKHLILLDINGKYLFCVNPIHCDSLDVDFQKRSRKELLHLRSRKIAQFQSQPEYSLVRILSSTVREVSRLCWNQTLITAMSEFKERKFPIYGRELKCKFEAGLRLFLEQQAAHEFFTVVSKGKLNYYTIIEILKYIPVQEVGKCSLTST from the exons ATGATTGTGAATTGTGGCTCTCATATTCCAATTTCTTATGTATATAGTtatataaaatcgaaaaagagtgatatttcttttcaaaattattatttaaaagaGTTGATTAAGAAGAGGACAAGAACAAGATTTTCCTACAAGGATTACGGAATTATATTCTGCTTGCTGTGTAATGGAGCACAACCTTTTTCAACATGTGAATTAGACGACGAAATAACAATTTATGAGAGAGTTCTACAGATCAATG atgtatatttgattgaactattcaaatgtttcattaatCCTCAAGACGTTCCATGTGAGAAgtctctgaaattaattttaaataatttcgttGATGATGAAGATTCCTTTTTGCGTCGACACACACCCTTGCACATGGCAGCCACATTGCCAAATGCGAACGTAACAATCACTCTTTTGAACAAGAAATTATGTTGTGAGGAGAAAACCACAAACGAGGAAACACCGATATTCTTTGCTGTGAAAAACAACCAGATGGAACAAGTGAAAACCCTTCTGAAATACGGAGCCAACCTCAGAGCGAGGGACATAAACAGCAATACAGTACTTCATGCATTATGTTCTGAAGAAGGAGAGATTAATATCGAActgttagaatttttattaaatgtcGGTTGTGACCCGAATTCATTTGGCAAAAATTCGTGTACCCCTTTACAGATGCTTGCTGAAAATGGAAGAATAAATAATGCATTGGAGTGTGCAGAATTACTGATCAGAAGAGGAGCTGATGTCAATTTGCAAAACCTTCACGGCGACACAGTTCTGCATACATTATCCTACTCTTGTGACGAATCCCAGTTCATTCTCTTTCTCGAATTACTGTTGAAGAGTAAAGCTGACACGAATATAGTCAATCATGACAACAAAACATTTTTGGATGAATTATTATTGGACTGCTGCCATTCTAGACGACATACTATTTTGAAACATCTGATTTTGTTAGATATCAATGGAAAATATCTATTCTGTGTTAATCCAATTCATTGTGATTCGTTGGATGTCGATTTCCAGAAAAGGAGTAGAAAAGAATTGCTTCATTTACGGTCCCGCAAAATAGCTCAATTCCAATCACAACCGGAATATTCTCTGGTGAGAATACTAAGTTCGACTGTAAGGGAAGTGTCCAGATTGTGTTGGAATCAAACATTGATAACAGCCATGTCTGAATTCAAGGAAAGAAAATTCCCAATTTACGGTCGTGAActcaaatgcaaatttgaagctGGGTTAAGACTATTCCTGGAACAACAAGCAGCTCATGAATTTTTCACTGTCGTCTCTAAAGGAAAGCTCAATTATTATACCataatcgaaattttaaaatacatacCAGTACAAGAAGTGGGCAAATGTTCATTGACCTCGACCTAG